One Clarias gariepinus isolate MV-2021 ecotype Netherlands chromosome 5, CGAR_prim_01v2, whole genome shotgun sequence genomic region harbors:
- the LOC128524723 gene encoding plasma membrane ascorbate-dependent reductase CYBRD1: MQNHRPFLVLLFFAFAVGFLAVVFVLRWALHFREGLAWDGGAKEFNWHPVLAVTAFIFLQGIAIVVYRLPWTWKCSKLMMKFIHAGLNVLAFILAIISLVAVFDFHNMQNIPNMYSLHSWVGLAAVILFSLQIVLGVCIFLLPQSPGYLRAAFMPIHVFSGLFIFTTVIATALMGITEKLIFGLKDPKYKDSPPEASFVNVLGLLITVFGALVLWIATRPSWKRPSEQQLHSLHNNEPASVGTKTNTTESERPDPDSEARRRNGKMEE, encoded by the exons ATGCAGAACCACAGGCCCTTTCTTGTGTTGCTGTTCTTCGCCTTTGCAGTCGGGTTTCTCGCGGTTGTGTTCGTCTTGAGATGGGCTTTACACTTCAGAGAGGGTTTAGCCTGGGATGGAGGAGCCAAAGAATTTAACTGGCATCCTGTTCTGGCTGTgactgcttttatttttcttcaaggTATCG CAATTGTTGTGTACAGACTTCCATGGACGTGGAAATGCAGTAAGCTGATGATGAAGTTCATTCATGCTGGCCTGAATGTGCTGGCCTTCATCCTGGCCATCATCTCTCTGGTAGCAGTGTTTGACTTCCACAACATGCAGAATATTCCAAATATGTACAGTTTGCACAGCTGGGTGGGATTAGCTGCAGTTATACTCTTCTCACTGCAG ATTGTGCTTGGAGTCTGCATCTTCCTTCTGCCTCAAAGCCCAGGATATTTGCGAGCTGCATTTATGCCTATACATGTCTTTAGTGGTCTGTTCATCTTTACCACTGTTATTGCTACGGCACTTATGGGCATCACTGAAAAGCTCATATTTGGCCT GAAAGATCCAAAATACAAAGATTCTCCTCCAGAGGCTAGTTTTGTAAATGTGCTCGGATTGCTAATAACGGTGTTCGGGGCACTCGTACTCTGGATCGCCACTCGACCCTCCTGGAAGAGACCTAGTGAGCAGCAACTGCATTCCCTGCACAACAATGAACCGGCATCAGTAGGCACCAAAACAAACACCACAGAGTCTGAGAGACCTGACCCAGACAGTGAGGCCCGCAGAAGAAATGGCAAAATGGAGGAGTAA
- the dcaf17 gene encoding DDB1- and CUL4-associated factor 17 isoform X2, with protein MVSTSFSMSLERSPIARPLAGKARINNACVLLGFRSTGVTSHDFGTLLGGNLKILKNIILQDGAEFTKVWAKSSKTVISYESGRIYFENYRCSYTSLTPQPQLLYEMPVRPKAEKIEDSLLCQCPLEKMLPQALEQKPSLIALTANNWLYQLSADTGQTLRKVYLSSHVKFRSLGWDVSQETFYVKSIQHKQTPLARQAGVENNVLMHLTIFKVFPLDVIGLMEINKKVFGKSVVDVLLSQGVLAVSHSTKCVKLYSFEDIVKKFRTKKLILGQECDLYGASGIVGDAPYGIPVNIHINECPPALFEMSYLDNGIQIGGHPWHYIYTPNHKSHRGTHHICSISDGALAKNGVQDMKCDSLEADWIFFHPDDSRRIIHAGPSTINVLKIKAENDVDSKYEVVCDFSIKASRENSESSQVTVTSSGRIVKKRFQQLEDDPEQEVH; from the exons ATGGTCTCAACATCCTTCTCCATGTCTCTGGAGCGGTCTCCTATTGCTCGCCCTCTAGCGGGCAAGGCGCGAATCAACAACGCCTGCGTGTTGTTAGGCTTCAGGTCTACAGGAGTCACCTCACATGACTTTGGTACACTACTAGGAGGAAATCTCAAGATCCTCAAGAATATTATCCTTCag GATGGTGCAGAATTCACAAAAGTGTGGGCCAAATCCTCCAAAACCGTCATTTCTTATGAAAGCGGAAGGATATATTTTGAGAATTACAGGTGCTCCTACACCAG CTTAACACCTCAACCACAGCTCTTGTATGAGATGCCAGTGCGACCCAAAGCTGAGAAAATTGAGGATTCTTTATTATGCCAGTGTCCACTT GAAAAGATGCTTCCACAGGCTTTGGAGCAGAAGCCCAGTCTTATAGCCCTAACAGCTAATAATTGGTTGTATCAACTCTCAGCTGACACAGGACAAACACTGCGCAAAGTCTACCTCTCATCTCATGTCAAGTTCAG ATCACTGGGATGGGATGTCTCTCAGGAAACATTTTATGTCAAATCCATCCAGCATAAACAGACACCACTAGCACGACAG GCTGGTGTTGAGAACAATGTCCTCATGCATTTAACCATATTTAAAGTCTTTCCTCTTGATGTTATTGGACTGATGGAGATCAACAAAAAA GTCTTTGGTAAATCAGTAGTTGATGTTCTCCTCTCTCAAGGAGTGTTGGCTGTGTCCCACAGCACAAAATGTGTAAAGCTTTATAGCTTTGAAGACATTgtaaaaaag TTCAGAACCAAGAAGCTGATACTAGGACAGGAGTGCGATTTATATGGTGCTAGTGGAATAGTGGGAGACGCTCCCTATGGCATTCCTGTCAACATTCACATCAATG AATGTCCTCCCGCATTGTTCGAGATGTCGTACTTGGATAATGGGATCCAGATTGGAGGCCACCCATggcactacatctacacacccAACCATAAGAGCCACAGGGGGACGCACCACATATGCTCCATCAGTGATGGTGCCCTG GCAAAGAATGGTGTGCAGGATATGAAGTGCGACTCACTGGAGGCAGACTGGATCTTCTTCCACCCGGATGACTCGAGGAGGATTATCCATGCTGGGCCCAGTACCATTAA TGTGCTGAAAATCAAAGCAGAAAACGATGTCGATTCCAAGTATGAGGTGGTCTGCGACTTTTCTATTAAAGCATCCCGAGAAAACAGT GAATCTTCCCAAGTGACAGTGACCTCCTCTGGCCGAATTGTAAAGAAAAGATTTCAGCAGCTGGAAGATGATCCTGAGCAGGAGGTACATTAG
- the itga6a gene encoding integrin alpha-6 isoform X1 — MEISELRISFNVRVLLLLLLWAGARAFNLDTKNVLRKNGDPGSLFGFSVALHRQLHPVDKRILLIGAPRAKALPNQLANITGGLYNCDITTHMDDCNRIEFDNDADMRVESKENQWMGVTVQSQGPGGKIVTCAHRYQRRLFVNTPQESRDITGRCYVLSQDFSIDGQSDEDGGNWKFCEGRARGHERFGACQQGLAATFTKDYHYVIFGAPGAYNWKGIVRVEQKNNTLLEMGFYDDGPYEVGDESRLDPELVPVPANSYLGFSLDSGHSITEKGKLIVVSGAPRANHSGAVVLLRKEGEVSTMLSPEYVLQGPGLASSFGYDVAVVDLNADGWQDIVVGAPQFFQKDGEVGGAVYVYINKAGKWNAVVPTRLNGTKDSMFGLAVENIGDTNLDSYEDIAVGAPYADAGSGRVYIYHGAAYGINTKPAQILEGRPHGINMFGYSLAGNMDLDDNSYTDLAVGSLSDAVFVYRARPVISIKMEIKVTPKEIDLTKKTCGNSICLNVDVCFTYKANPVTYNPKLTISYVLETESQRRKQGLHSRVSFLDKKPTDQDFQSTGMLELRGQNKKTCHKVKLRLQENIKDKLRAIPIEVSCAIESAKRGKGSTSLPDLVPVLDSNIPNKTSTEVNFLKEGCGSDNICQSNLQLQYRFCYRESNQDIFPPLPMKNDIAVVSLSDQKDIALEVTVKNRNGDDAHEAKLTGWFGDSLSYSGFRSQKTTEKHVICAANQNGSQVDCELGNPFKRDSEVTFYIILSTARISLHTTEVEVDLKLETTSLQGGLERVRAKAKVKIELLLSVQGVAKPSQVYFGGNIRGESAMKSEEEVGSLIEYEFRVMNLGKPLKSYGTAYINIQWPKESAVGKWLLYLVKITSKGLEKINCLPENEINPNSLIEGSTFSRRKRQTEPSRTSEGTKISLFTDKRKHKTLSCAGDAKCVDIKCPLQGLDSSAHIVLRSRLWNTTFLEDYASYNYLELIVKASISLDVSAKNIVLKNPETQVRLTIFPEDTVAHYGGVPWWIILVAVLVGILMLSLLVLLLWKCGFFKRSKYDDSIPKYHAVRIRKETRHFSDENMMFDPFEKKQWMTTWSENESYS, encoded by the exons ATGGAGATTTCTGAACTGAGGATTTCTTTTAATGTGCGGGTTTTGCTGCTTTTGCTCCTATGGGCAGGTGCACGCGCATTTAACTTGGACACAAAAAACGTGTTGAGGAAGAACGGGGATCCTGGCAGCCTCTTTGGTTTCTCTGTCGCACTGCACCGGCAACTCCATCCGGTGGATAAGAGAAT ACTTCTTATTGGAGCTCCCAGGGCCAAAGCTTTACCTAATCAGCTTGCGAACATCACTGGGGGTTTGTACAACTGTGACATCACCACTCATATGGATGACTGCAATCGTATTGAATTCGACAACGATG CTGATATGCGTGTGGAGAGTAAAGAGAATCAGTGGATGGGGGTGACGGTGCAGAGTCAGGGGCCAGGAGGAAAGATTGTG ACTTGCGCCCACCGATATCAACGGCGGCTGTTTGTGAACACACCACAGGAGTCACGGGACATTACTGGCCGTTGCTACGTTCTCAGTCAGGATTTTAGTATTGATGGCCAGTCAGATGAAGACGGTGGCAACTGGAAATTTTGTGAAGGTCGTGCCAGGGGTCACGAGAGGTTTGGTGCCTGTCAGCAAGGTTTGGCTGCAACTTTCACCAAAGACTACCATTACGTCATCTTTGGAGCCCCAGGAGCGTACAACTGGAAAGGTATAG TCCGAGTAGAGCAGAAAAACAACACTCTCCTGGAAATGGGTTTTTATGATGATGGCCCATATGAGGTTGGGGATGAAAGCCGTTTGGATCCAGAACTCGTTCCTGTCCCTGCTAACAGTTACCTAG GTTTCTCTCTGGATTCTGGCCACAGCATTACTGAGAAGGGCAAACTGATTGTGGTGTCTGGAGCACCGAGAGCCAATCACAGTGGCGCAGTGGTGCTGCTGAGGAAGGAGGGGGAGGTGTCCACCATGCTGTCGCCTGAGTATGTCCTACAAGGACCTGGACTTGCCTCTTCATTTGGATACGATGTGGCAGTTGTGGATCTTAATGCAGATGG ATGGCAGGACATTGTGGTGGGAGCTCCTCAGTTCTTTCAGAAAGATGGTGAGGTAGGAGGAGCAGTCTATGTCTACATCAACAAGGCTGGAAAGTGGAATGCCGTCGTCCCCACCCGCCTCAATGGAACTAAAGACTCAATGTTTGGATTGGCGGTGGAGAATATTGGGGACACCAATCTGGATTCCTATGAAG ATATTGCAGTGGGTGCTCCTTATGCCGATGCAGGCTCTGGTAGAGTGTACATCTATCATGGAGCAGCTTATGGCATTAACACCAAACCAGCTCAG ATCCTGGAAGGTAGACCTCATGGCATAAACATGTTTGGCTATTCATTGGCTGGAAACATGGACTTGGATGACAACTCCTACACAGATCTTGCTGTTGGCTCTCTGTCTGATGCTGTGTTTGTATACAG GGCCAGACCTGTCATCAGTATAAAAATGGAAATCAAGGTTACACCAAAGGAAATTGACCTGACAAAGAAAACGTGTGGAAACAGTATTTG CTTAAATGTTGACGTCTGCTTTACCTATAAAGCAAATCCTGTTACTTACAACCCCAAACTGA CCATTTCCTACGTGCTTGAGACAGAGTCACAACGCAGAAAGCAGGGGTTGCACTCTAGGGTGTCCTTCCTGGACAAAAAGCCAACTGATCAAGATTTCCAGTCTACAGGCATGCTAGAGCTAAGagggcaaaacaaaaaaacttgtcACAAAGTCAAACTCCGACTGCAG GAGAACATCAAGGATAAACTGAGAGCAATACCCATTGAGGTTTCCTGTGCCATCGAGAGTGCCAAGAGAGGGAAAGGTTCGACTTCATTACCAGACCTGGTACCTGTATTGGACTCAAATATACCAAACAAGACCAGCACTGAA GTGAACTTTCTGAAGGAGGGCTGTGGTTCTGACAACATATGTCAGAGTAATCTGCAGCTCCAGTACAGATTCTGTTACAGAGAATCCAACCAGGACATATTTCCTCCATTACCTAT GAAGAATGATATTGCAGTGGTATCATTGAGTGACCAAAAAGACATTGCTCTGGAGGTAACAGTGAAGAATAGAAATGGAGATGATGCTCATGAAGCCAAACTAACAGGATGGTTTGGTGATTCGCTTTCATATTCTGGATTCAGATCTCAGAAGACTACA GAAAAGCATGTGATCTgtgcagccaatcagaatggCTCACAAGTGGACTGTGAACTGGGGAACCCATTCAAACGTGATTCTGAA GTTACTTTTTACATTATCCTGAGCACTGCGAGGATCTCACTGCACACCACTGAGGTTGAGGTTGACCTCAAGCTAGAGAC gaCAAGTCTGCAGGGGGGATTAGAGAGGGTGAGGGCTAAAGCCAAAGTCAAGATTGAACTGCTGCTATCAGTGCAAGG AGTTGCCAAGCCCTCACAGGTGTATTTTGGTGGGAATATCAGAGGAGAAAGCGCCATGAAGTCAGAGGAAGAAGTTGGGAGTTTGATTGAATATGAATTTAGg GTAATGAATTTAGGCAAGCCACTGAAATCCTATGGTACAGCCTACATCAATATCCAGTGGCCTAAAGAAAGTGCGGTGGGGAAATGGCTTCTGTATCTTGTGAAGATCACATCAAAGGGGCTGGAAAAGATCAACTGCTTACCAGAGAATGAGATCAACCCAAACAGCCTGATTGAA GGATCCACATTCTCAAGAAGGAAGCGTCAGACAGAGCCAAGCAGGACATCTGAAGGGACCAAAATATCGCTCTTCAcagataaaagaaaacacaaaacactg TCATGTGCTGGGGATGCGAAATGTGTGGACATCAAGTGCCCTCTACAGGGACTAGACAGTAGTGCACACATTGTACTGAGGTCTCGCCTTTGGAACACAACTTTCCTtgaa gaTTATGCCTCATATAATTATCTTGAATTGATAGTGAAAGCCTCAATCAGTCTTGATGTTTCTGCTAAGAACATTGTGCTGAAAAATCCTGAGACACAG GTGAGATTGACTATCTTCCCTGAAGATACGGTGGCTCACTATGGTGGAGTGCCATGGTGGATAATACTAGTGGCTGTATTAGTGGGAATACTGATGCTTTCTCTGCTAGTACTTCTACTCTGGAAG TGTGGATTTTTCAAACGTTCCAAGTATGATGACAGCATTCCGAAGTACCATGCGGTAAGGATTCGTAAGGAGACACGCCACTTTTCAGATGAAAACATGATGTTTGATCCATTTGAGAAGAAGCAATGGATGACTACATGGAGTGAGAATGAAAGTTACTCCTGA
- the itga6a gene encoding integrin alpha-6 isoform X2 — translation MEISELRISFNVRVLLLLLLWAGARAFNLDTKNVLRKNGDPGSLFGFSVALHRQLHPVDKRILLIGAPRAKALPNQLANITGGLYNCDITTHMDDCNRIEFDNDADMRVESKENQWMGVTVQSQGPGGKIVTCAHRYQRRLFVNTPQESRDITGRCYVLSQDFSIDGQSDEDGGNWKFCEGRARGHERFGACQQGLAATFTKDYHYVIFGAPGAYNWKGIVRVEQKNNTLLEMGFYDDGPYEVGDESRLDPELVPVPANSYLGFSLDSGHSITEKGKLIVVSGAPRANHSGAVVLLRKEGEVSTMLSPEYVLQGPGLASSFGYDVAVVDLNADGWQDIVVGAPQFFQKDGEVGGAVYVYINKAGKWNAVVPTRLNGTKDSMFGLAVENIGDTNLDSYEDIAVGAPYADAGSGRVYIYHGAAYGINTKPAQILEGRPHGINMFGYSLAGNMDLDDNSYTDLAVGSLSDAVFVYRARPVISIKMEIKVTPKEIDLTKKTCGNSICLNVDVCFTYKANPVTYNPKLTISYVLETESQRRKQGLHSRVSFLDKKPTDQDFQSTGMLELRGQNKKTCHKVKLRLQENIKDKLRAIPIEVSCAIESAKRGKGSTSLPDLVPVLDSNIPNKTSTEVNFLKEGCGSDNICQSNLQLQYRFCYRESNQDIFPPLPMKNDIAVVSLSDQKDIALEVTVKNRNGDDAHEAKLTGWFGDSLSYSGFRSQKTTEKHVICAANQNGSQVDCELGNPFKRDSEVTFYIILSTARISLHTTEVEVDLKLETTSLQGGLERVRAKAKVKIELLLSVQGVAKPSQVYFGGNIRGESAMKSEEEVGSLIEYEFRVMNLGKPLKSYGTAYINIQWPKESAVGKWLLYLVKITSKGLEKINCLPENEINPNSLIEGSTFSRRKRQTEPSRTSEGTKISLFTDKRKHKTLSCAGDAKCVDIKCPLQGLDSSAHIVLRSRLWNTTFLEDYASYNYLELIVKASISLDVSAKNIVLKNPETQVRLTIFPEDTVAHYGGVPWWIILVAVLVGILMLSLLVLLLWKCGFFKRAQKEQYDAAYHKAEIHAQPSDTDKLSTEA, via the exons ATGGAGATTTCTGAACTGAGGATTTCTTTTAATGTGCGGGTTTTGCTGCTTTTGCTCCTATGGGCAGGTGCACGCGCATTTAACTTGGACACAAAAAACGTGTTGAGGAAGAACGGGGATCCTGGCAGCCTCTTTGGTTTCTCTGTCGCACTGCACCGGCAACTCCATCCGGTGGATAAGAGAAT ACTTCTTATTGGAGCTCCCAGGGCCAAAGCTTTACCTAATCAGCTTGCGAACATCACTGGGGGTTTGTACAACTGTGACATCACCACTCATATGGATGACTGCAATCGTATTGAATTCGACAACGATG CTGATATGCGTGTGGAGAGTAAAGAGAATCAGTGGATGGGGGTGACGGTGCAGAGTCAGGGGCCAGGAGGAAAGATTGTG ACTTGCGCCCACCGATATCAACGGCGGCTGTTTGTGAACACACCACAGGAGTCACGGGACATTACTGGCCGTTGCTACGTTCTCAGTCAGGATTTTAGTATTGATGGCCAGTCAGATGAAGACGGTGGCAACTGGAAATTTTGTGAAGGTCGTGCCAGGGGTCACGAGAGGTTTGGTGCCTGTCAGCAAGGTTTGGCTGCAACTTTCACCAAAGACTACCATTACGTCATCTTTGGAGCCCCAGGAGCGTACAACTGGAAAGGTATAG TCCGAGTAGAGCAGAAAAACAACACTCTCCTGGAAATGGGTTTTTATGATGATGGCCCATATGAGGTTGGGGATGAAAGCCGTTTGGATCCAGAACTCGTTCCTGTCCCTGCTAACAGTTACCTAG GTTTCTCTCTGGATTCTGGCCACAGCATTACTGAGAAGGGCAAACTGATTGTGGTGTCTGGAGCACCGAGAGCCAATCACAGTGGCGCAGTGGTGCTGCTGAGGAAGGAGGGGGAGGTGTCCACCATGCTGTCGCCTGAGTATGTCCTACAAGGACCTGGACTTGCCTCTTCATTTGGATACGATGTGGCAGTTGTGGATCTTAATGCAGATGG ATGGCAGGACATTGTGGTGGGAGCTCCTCAGTTCTTTCAGAAAGATGGTGAGGTAGGAGGAGCAGTCTATGTCTACATCAACAAGGCTGGAAAGTGGAATGCCGTCGTCCCCACCCGCCTCAATGGAACTAAAGACTCAATGTTTGGATTGGCGGTGGAGAATATTGGGGACACCAATCTGGATTCCTATGAAG ATATTGCAGTGGGTGCTCCTTATGCCGATGCAGGCTCTGGTAGAGTGTACATCTATCATGGAGCAGCTTATGGCATTAACACCAAACCAGCTCAG ATCCTGGAAGGTAGACCTCATGGCATAAACATGTTTGGCTATTCATTGGCTGGAAACATGGACTTGGATGACAACTCCTACACAGATCTTGCTGTTGGCTCTCTGTCTGATGCTGTGTTTGTATACAG GGCCAGACCTGTCATCAGTATAAAAATGGAAATCAAGGTTACACCAAAGGAAATTGACCTGACAAAGAAAACGTGTGGAAACAGTATTTG CTTAAATGTTGACGTCTGCTTTACCTATAAAGCAAATCCTGTTACTTACAACCCCAAACTGA CCATTTCCTACGTGCTTGAGACAGAGTCACAACGCAGAAAGCAGGGGTTGCACTCTAGGGTGTCCTTCCTGGACAAAAAGCCAACTGATCAAGATTTCCAGTCTACAGGCATGCTAGAGCTAAGagggcaaaacaaaaaaacttgtcACAAAGTCAAACTCCGACTGCAG GAGAACATCAAGGATAAACTGAGAGCAATACCCATTGAGGTTTCCTGTGCCATCGAGAGTGCCAAGAGAGGGAAAGGTTCGACTTCATTACCAGACCTGGTACCTGTATTGGACTCAAATATACCAAACAAGACCAGCACTGAA GTGAACTTTCTGAAGGAGGGCTGTGGTTCTGACAACATATGTCAGAGTAATCTGCAGCTCCAGTACAGATTCTGTTACAGAGAATCCAACCAGGACATATTTCCTCCATTACCTAT GAAGAATGATATTGCAGTGGTATCATTGAGTGACCAAAAAGACATTGCTCTGGAGGTAACAGTGAAGAATAGAAATGGAGATGATGCTCATGAAGCCAAACTAACAGGATGGTTTGGTGATTCGCTTTCATATTCTGGATTCAGATCTCAGAAGACTACA GAAAAGCATGTGATCTgtgcagccaatcagaatggCTCACAAGTGGACTGTGAACTGGGGAACCCATTCAAACGTGATTCTGAA GTTACTTTTTACATTATCCTGAGCACTGCGAGGATCTCACTGCACACCACTGAGGTTGAGGTTGACCTCAAGCTAGAGAC gaCAAGTCTGCAGGGGGGATTAGAGAGGGTGAGGGCTAAAGCCAAAGTCAAGATTGAACTGCTGCTATCAGTGCAAGG AGTTGCCAAGCCCTCACAGGTGTATTTTGGTGGGAATATCAGAGGAGAAAGCGCCATGAAGTCAGAGGAAGAAGTTGGGAGTTTGATTGAATATGAATTTAGg GTAATGAATTTAGGCAAGCCACTGAAATCCTATGGTACAGCCTACATCAATATCCAGTGGCCTAAAGAAAGTGCGGTGGGGAAATGGCTTCTGTATCTTGTGAAGATCACATCAAAGGGGCTGGAAAAGATCAACTGCTTACCAGAGAATGAGATCAACCCAAACAGCCTGATTGAA GGATCCACATTCTCAAGAAGGAAGCGTCAGACAGAGCCAAGCAGGACATCTGAAGGGACCAAAATATCGCTCTTCAcagataaaagaaaacacaaaacactg TCATGTGCTGGGGATGCGAAATGTGTGGACATCAAGTGCCCTCTACAGGGACTAGACAGTAGTGCACACATTGTACTGAGGTCTCGCCTTTGGAACACAACTTTCCTtgaa gaTTATGCCTCATATAATTATCTTGAATTGATAGTGAAAGCCTCAATCAGTCTTGATGTTTCTGCTAAGAACATTGTGCTGAAAAATCCTGAGACACAG GTGAGATTGACTATCTTCCCTGAAGATACGGTGGCTCACTATGGTGGAGTGCCATGGTGGATAATACTAGTGGCTGTATTAGTGGGAATACTGATGCTTTCTCTGCTAGTACTTCTACTCTGGAAG TGTGGTTTCTTCAAGCGTgcccaaaaagaacaatatgaTGCAGCATATCACAAAGCTGAGATCCATGCTCAGCCCTCAGACACAGACAAGCTCTCCACTGAGGCCTAG
- the dcaf17 gene encoding DDB1- and CUL4-associated factor 17 isoform X1 yields MVSTSFSMSLERSPIARPLAGKARINNACVLLGFRSTGVTSHDFGTLLGGNLKILKNIILQDGAEFTKVWAKSSKTVISYESGRIYFENYRCSYTSLTPQPQLLYEMPVRPKAEKIEDSLLCQCPLEKMLPQALEQKPSLIALTANNWLYQLSADTGQTLRKVYLSSHVKFRSLGWDVSQETFYVKSIQHKQTPLARQAGVENNVLMHLTIFKVFPLDVIGLMEINKKVFGKSVVDVLLSQGVLAVSHSTKCVKLYSFEDIVKKFRTKKLILGQECDLYGASGIVGDAPYGIPVNIHINECPPALFEMSYLDNGIQIGGHPWHYIYTPNHKSHRGTHHICSISDGALAKNGVQDMKCDSLEADWIFFHPDDSRRIIHAGPSTINVLKIKAENDVDSKYEVVCDFSIKASRENSESSQVTVTSSGRIVKKRFQQLEDDPEQETFKMVKYEDELDLLAIVEVSHTEDEGQASVRLHHNKSGALLKRIALEEPWDVTYSHEVYFDRDTIIHIKQERNNSYCCHVYKIKRRTN; encoded by the exons ATGGTCTCAACATCCTTCTCCATGTCTCTGGAGCGGTCTCCTATTGCTCGCCCTCTAGCGGGCAAGGCGCGAATCAACAACGCCTGCGTGTTGTTAGGCTTCAGGTCTACAGGAGTCACCTCACATGACTTTGGTACACTACTAGGAGGAAATCTCAAGATCCTCAAGAATATTATCCTTCag GATGGTGCAGAATTCACAAAAGTGTGGGCCAAATCCTCCAAAACCGTCATTTCTTATGAAAGCGGAAGGATATATTTTGAGAATTACAGGTGCTCCTACACCAG CTTAACACCTCAACCACAGCTCTTGTATGAGATGCCAGTGCGACCCAAAGCTGAGAAAATTGAGGATTCTTTATTATGCCAGTGTCCACTT GAAAAGATGCTTCCACAGGCTTTGGAGCAGAAGCCCAGTCTTATAGCCCTAACAGCTAATAATTGGTTGTATCAACTCTCAGCTGACACAGGACAAACACTGCGCAAAGTCTACCTCTCATCTCATGTCAAGTTCAG ATCACTGGGATGGGATGTCTCTCAGGAAACATTTTATGTCAAATCCATCCAGCATAAACAGACACCACTAGCACGACAG GCTGGTGTTGAGAACAATGTCCTCATGCATTTAACCATATTTAAAGTCTTTCCTCTTGATGTTATTGGACTGATGGAGATCAACAAAAAA GTCTTTGGTAAATCAGTAGTTGATGTTCTCCTCTCTCAAGGAGTGTTGGCTGTGTCCCACAGCACAAAATGTGTAAAGCTTTATAGCTTTGAAGACATTgtaaaaaag TTCAGAACCAAGAAGCTGATACTAGGACAGGAGTGCGATTTATATGGTGCTAGTGGAATAGTGGGAGACGCTCCCTATGGCATTCCTGTCAACATTCACATCAATG AATGTCCTCCCGCATTGTTCGAGATGTCGTACTTGGATAATGGGATCCAGATTGGAGGCCACCCATggcactacatctacacacccAACCATAAGAGCCACAGGGGGACGCACCACATATGCTCCATCAGTGATGGTGCCCTG GCAAAGAATGGTGTGCAGGATATGAAGTGCGACTCACTGGAGGCAGACTGGATCTTCTTCCACCCGGATGACTCGAGGAGGATTATCCATGCTGGGCCCAGTACCATTAA TGTGCTGAAAATCAAAGCAGAAAACGATGTCGATTCCAAGTATGAGGTGGTCTGCGACTTTTCTATTAAAGCATCCCGAGAAAACAGT GAATCTTCCCAAGTGACAGTGACCTCCTCTGGCCGAATTGTAAAGAAAAGATTTCAGCAGCTGGAAGATGATCCTGAGCAGGAG ACATTTAAGATGGTTAAATATGAGGACGAGCTGGACTTGTTAGCCATTGTGGAGGTTAGTCACACGGAAGATGAGGGACAAGCCAGTGTTCGCCTCCACCACAATAAAAGTGGAGCACTGTTAAAAAGAATTGCCCTTGAGGAACCATGGGATGTG ACCTACAGTCATGAAGTCTACTTCGACAGGgacacaatcattcacattAAACAAGAGAGGAACAACAGCTACTGTTGCCATGTTTATAAGATAAAACGAAGGACAAACTGA